The genomic segment TTTAATTTCGTCTCTGCTTAAATTTCCATCTTTATCTTCATCATAAAAATAAAAAGCTTCTTCAGAACTTTTAAACTTTGTTGTTATTAAATCGTGTATTTTTTGTAATATTTTTTCTTTTGCTCCCATTTTTTTGATTTTAGATTGCTGTTTCATAAAAAAACAAGTTTATAAAATTTAAAAATAAATTTCATGAAATTAATGTTTAATTTTTCAATCAAAAAAAATACCCATAATAAAAAAGTTTAAGTTCTGATTTTTTTATAGAAAACACTGTAAATCAAATATAAAAATACACTCCAAAACACTAAAATTATAATATGACTTAGAAGGGAGACTCCTTGTATATAAATAAGTCTTTGGTACATAAAAAACTGCATTACAGCGAACAAAAACCAGTTTACATACCTAAACGTATAGGCTCCTTTTTTGTTTTTTGAGATTCTCTTTAGATAAATCCAAATACCGCTTGCTGTCAAATAGGTAATCATCAAACCAAAAACAAACCAAATTGCTTTTGTAAAAAGACCACCAAAATGTCCAAAATGAATGGGATCTATCATATTATTAATAGTCTTTAGTGTATTGGTTTCAGTTGCTTTTTGCACATACAACAATGTATCTGTTTCTGTGTCTATCACCACTCTATTTGCCCTGTACCTTACCATTGGCATATCAGATTTGCCTCTTACTTCTATAATAGGTTTTGTATTATCATTAGAAAT from the Polaribacter cellanae genome contains:
- a CDS encoding EF-hand domain-containing protein — its product is MKQQSKIKKMGAKEKILQKIHDLITTKFKSSEEAFYFYDEDKDGNLSRDEIKMLLKAAEISGLLRGVVASELIKGYDKSGDEAINLEEFKVAIAELERDL